In one Candidatus Polarisedimenticolaceae bacterium genomic region, the following are encoded:
- a CDS encoding GNAT family N-acetyltransferase gives MEWTRPPYRISDRPDELDLDRVHAFLATSYWARGIPRDTIERSVRHSLAFGLFDGHRQIGFARVISDRATFAYLADVYVAEEARGRGLGLWLVETALAHPDLRGLRRWLLATRDAHDLYLKVGFTPLADPSILMTIHDPDIYLR, from the coding sequence ATGGAGTGGACGAGGCCTCCCTATCGGATCAGCGACCGGCCGGATGAGCTGGACCTCGATCGAGTTCACGCGTTTCTCGCGACGTCATACTGGGCGCGAGGCATCCCGCGCGACACGATCGAGCGGTCGGTGCGGCACTCGCTCGCCTTCGGACTCTTCGACGGTCACCGCCAGATCGGCTTCGCGCGCGTGATCTCGGATCGTGCGACCTTCGCGTACCTCGCCGACGTCTACGTCGCGGAGGAGGCGCGCGGCCGGGGCCTCGGCCTCTGGCTCGTCGAGACGGCGCTCGCACACCCCGATCTACGAGGGCTCCGCCGGTGGCTTCTCGCGACCCGGGACGCGCATGACCTCTACCTCAAGGTAGGCTTCACGCCGTTGGCCGATCCGTCGATTCTCATGACGATTCACGACCCGGACATCTACCTACGCTAG
- a CDS encoding carbohydrate-binding family 9-like protein: protein MPLPRLAIPRLPRVEGGFPDPGAWERAASLELRRAQDGGAALDPTRVRVLDDGRRLFVRFDCVDTDVWATHTERDAPLWEEEVVEIFLAGGGSVPVRYFELEVNPLGTLFDAVVDNPDGRRATMRVDTTWNAPGLIARIARDVPGAWSAEIALPWAACFEAPPPSILRANFFRVERPRGRPAEFTCWSPTLADPPDFHRPEYFGILVREPADGEPEDS from the coding sequence GTGCCGCTTCCGCGCCTCGCGATTCCACGGCTGCCTCGTGTCGAGGGTGGCTTTCCGGACCCAGGCGCGTGGGAGCGAGCCGCCTCGCTCGAACTGCGGCGCGCTCAGGACGGTGGGGCCGCGCTCGACCCGACGCGCGTGCGCGTGCTGGACGACGGCCGGCGGCTTTTCGTCCGCTTCGATTGCGTCGACACCGACGTGTGGGCGACGCACACGGAGCGCGATGCGCCTCTCTGGGAGGAGGAGGTCGTCGAGATCTTCCTGGCCGGTGGCGGGTCGGTCCCAGTCCGGTACTTCGAGCTCGAGGTCAATCCGCTGGGAACGCTTTTCGACGCCGTCGTCGATAACCCGGACGGCCGCCGGGCGACCATGCGCGTCGATACCACCTGGAACGCGCCCGGCCTCATCGCCCGGATCGCGCGCGACGTGCCGGGAGCTTGGAGCGCCGAGATCGCGCTCCCTTGGGCGGCTTGCTTCGAGGCGCCGCCGCCCTCGATTCTCAGAGCCAATTTCTTTCGTGTGGAGCGCCCCCGCGGACGGCCGGCGGAGTTCACCTGCTGGTCACCTACGCTCGCCGACCCGCCCGATTTTCACCGTCCCGAATACTTCGGAATTCTCGTGCGCGAGCCTGCGGACGGAGAGCCCGAAGATTCTTGA
- a CDS encoding response regulator, whose product MREKSVFTTFEAAKLCHVSPLSIINWVNAGRLPAFRTPGGHRRIRRDDLARFMRDNGIPLPDELRDGSGRPRVLVVDDEASIREVIAESLANRPNAYEVTTAADGFEAGRLVATFRPDVVLLDLRMPGLDGFHVCRTIKGDPDTASTIVIAMTGYHTPETEARILESGAVRCLAKPIEPSAVAVSIDTVLEQSAAGKRRRRPVRT is encoded by the coding sequence ATGCGGGAAAAGTCGGTCTTCACTACCTTCGAGGCGGCGAAGCTCTGCCATGTCTCGCCCCTGTCGATCATCAATTGGGTCAACGCCGGCCGCCTTCCCGCATTCCGCACGCCGGGCGGGCACCGCCGCATCCGCCGTGACGACCTGGCGCGGTTCATGCGCGACAACGGCATCCCCCTTCCCGACGAGCTGCGCGACGGCTCGGGGCGCCCGCGGGTGCTGGTCGTCGACGACGAGGCCTCGATTCGCGAGGTCATTGCCGAAAGTCTCGCCAACCGTCCGAACGCATATGAAGTGACCACGGCCGCCGACGGCTTCGAAGCCGGGCGCCTCGTTGCGACGTTCCGCCCCGACGTCGTCCTCCTGGATCTCCGCATGCCGGGGCTCGACGGTTTTCACGTCTGCCGCACGATCAAGGGCGACCCCGACACCGCCTCGACCATCGTGATCGCGATGACCGGTTACCACACGCCGGAGACGGAGGCGCGGATCCTCGAGAGCGGAGCGGTGCGCTGTCTCGCGAAGCCGATCGAGCCGTCGGCCGTCGCCGTGTCGATCGATACCGTGCTCGAGCAGAGCGCGGCGGGCAAGCGCCGGCGGCGGCCGGTCCGCACCTGA
- a CDS encoding thrombospondin type 3 repeat-containing protein, producing the protein MLKAPRALVLVLALTSALACQTVADPFPPQSAVTVTITDTAVASQRFPLPQPQIAIWAVDEVSVHDLTNFNGAFDFLRASPCTYQLNALAPIALASACRMSGLSLLPVPTTTGKIRISISSLELRAAARPDLSPGGDPDGDGVPTQSDNCPIIFNPDQKNTNAATEIGVVGDACSDLDTATPPAPTIPDEDMDGVRDAVDNCLWYPNPLVGDATTQPDQNRDGIGDACERIAPVILPGGRLTVECTVTFKLKPSAVSIFRLDFGRPGVLTCDAAFTGCSINTTALKLELVGSTSTFDCLPK; encoded by the coding sequence ATGCTGAAGGCGCCGCGGGCGCTCGTCCTGGTTCTCGCTCTCACGTCGGCCCTCGCCTGTCAGACGGTCGCCGATCCCTTCCCGCCCCAATCGGCCGTCACGGTGACCATCACGGACACCGCCGTCGCGTCGCAGCGGTTCCCGCTCCCTCAGCCGCAGATCGCGATTTGGGCCGTCGACGAGGTGTCGGTCCACGACCTCACGAATTTCAACGGGGCGTTCGATTTCCTCCGTGCGTCGCCGTGCACGTATCAGCTCAACGCGTTGGCACCGATCGCCCTGGCATCGGCCTGCCGGATGTCGGGGCTCTCCCTTCTGCCGGTGCCGACCACGACGGGAAAGATCCGCATCTCGATCTCGAGCCTCGAGCTTCGCGCGGCGGCGCGGCCCGATCTCAGTCCCGGCGGCGATCCCGACGGGGACGGCGTCCCCACTCAATCCGACAACTGCCCGATCATCTTCAATCCGGACCAGAAGAACACGAACGCGGCCACCGAGATCGGGGTCGTCGGGGACGCCTGCTCCGATCTCGACACCGCCACGCCGCCCGCTCCGACGATTCCCGACGAGGACATGGACGGAGTCCGGGACGCCGTCGACAACTGTCTGTGGTATCCGAACCCGCTCGTCGGCGATGCGACGACGCAGCCCGATCAGAACCGCGACGGGATCGGGGACGCGTGCGAGCGGATCGCGCCGGTCATCTTGCCCGGCGGCCGTTTGACGGTGGAATGCACGGTAACGTTCAAGCTGAAGCCGTCCGCGGTTTCGATCTTCCGCCTCGATTTCGGGCGACCGGGCGTGCTGACGTGCGATGCCGCGTTCACCGGCTGCTCGATTAACACGACGGCGCTCAAGCTCGAGCTCGTCGGATCGACCTCGACGTTCGACTGTTTGCCAAAGTAG